In Xanthomonas sp. SI, the following are encoded in one genomic region:
- a CDS encoding efflux RND transporter permease subunit: MIGIVRIALTRPYTFVVLALLILIVGPLAALRTPTDIFPDIRIPVIAVVWQYNGLPPEQMAGRVSSPFERVLTTTVNDVEHIEASSIQGFGIVKIFFQPGADIRTANAQVTAVAQTMLRQLPQGTTPPLILNYNASTVPIIQLALSGEGLTEQNLADLGLNIIRPQLTSVAGAAIPYPFGGKTRQVQIDIDPPALQARGLSAQDVANALAAQNLITPVGTQKIGRYEYTLQLNNSPSDIEELGNLPVKAVDGATVFIRDVAHVRDGAPPQTNIVHVDGDRSVLMTVLKNGSASTLAIIAGVKDRVAAMKDALPPNLKVVPIGDQSLFVSGAIKGVAREGVIAAALTSLMILLFLGSWRSTLIIATSIPLAILSSIAALSAIGETLNIMTLGGLALAVGILVDDATVTIENINWHLEQGKNVETAILDGAAQIVTPAFVSLLCICIVFVPMFFLQGVARFLFVPMAEAVMFAMIASFILSRTLVPTMAKYLLHPHAPHTDLHGDGGGLPPSRNPLVRFQRGFERRFEAFRARYHALLETALAHRRGFVPGFVACVALSFLLVPMLGRNFFPAVDSGQILMHVRAPVGTRVEETARLFAAVTGAVRTLIPKQQLASVVDNIGLSSSGINNAYNNTGTIGSQDGDIQIALNEGHAPTADYVRRLRQTLPRQFPGVVFSFPPADIISQILNFGSPAPVDLQIRGPNLAANYAYANRLLREIRRVPGVADARIQQSQASPGFNVNVDRSRAQQVGITERDVTSSLGVNLAGSSQIAPTFWLNPQNGVSYPIVMQTPQYSLDSLSGLENLPISPSAGTGGAQVLGGLATVSRTATSAVVSQYNINSMVEIYAATQDRDLGAVAADIQKIVDANQKFLPKASSTALLGQVQTMNNAFSGLIFGLLGAIVLIYLLIVVNFQSWSDPFVIVTALPAAIAGIVWMLFATHTSLSVPALTGAIMCMGVATANAILVVSFCRERLAEHGDAAKAALEGGFVRFRPVLMTALAMIIGMAPMALGMGEGGEQNAPLGRAVIGGLVFATIATLFFVPVVFSMIHSRRAHPSSPPANASGESLHVA; encoded by the coding sequence ATGATTGGCATCGTCCGGATCGCCCTGACGCGACCGTATACCTTCGTCGTCCTCGCCTTGTTGATCCTGATCGTGGGGCCGCTGGCCGCGTTGCGCACGCCCACCGACATCTTTCCCGACATCAGGATCCCGGTGATCGCGGTGGTGTGGCAGTACAACGGCCTGCCGCCCGAGCAGATGGCCGGGCGCGTGTCCTCGCCGTTCGAACGCGTGCTCACCACCACGGTGAACGACGTCGAGCACATCGAGGCCAGTTCGATCCAGGGCTTCGGCATCGTCAAGATCTTCTTCCAGCCCGGCGCCGACATCCGCACCGCCAACGCCCAGGTCACCGCCGTCGCGCAGACCATGCTGCGGCAGTTGCCGCAGGGCACCACGCCGCCGCTGATCCTCAACTACAACGCGTCCACGGTGCCGATCATCCAGCTGGCGCTGTCCGGCGAAGGCCTGACCGAACAGAACCTGGCCGACCTCGGCCTCAACATCATCCGTCCGCAGCTCACCTCGGTGGCTGGGGCGGCGATCCCGTATCCGTTCGGCGGCAAGACCCGCCAAGTGCAGATCGACATCGATCCGCCGGCGCTGCAGGCGCGCGGACTGTCGGCGCAGGACGTGGCCAACGCCCTCGCCGCGCAGAACCTGATCACCCCGGTGGGAACGCAGAAGATCGGCCGGTACGAATACACGCTGCAACTGAACAACTCGCCGTCCGACATCGAGGAACTGGGCAACCTGCCGGTGAAGGCGGTCGACGGCGCCACGGTGTTCATCCGCGACGTGGCCCACGTGCGCGACGGCGCGCCGCCGCAGACCAACATCGTGCACGTCGACGGCGACCGCTCGGTGCTGATGACGGTGCTGAAGAACGGCTCGGCCTCGACCCTGGCGATCATCGCCGGGGTCAAGGACCGCGTCGCCGCGATGAAGGATGCCTTGCCGCCCAACCTCAAGGTGGTCCCCATCGGCGACCAGTCGCTGTTCGTGAGCGGCGCCATCAAGGGGGTCGCGCGCGAAGGCGTGATCGCCGCGGCGCTGACCAGCCTGATGATCCTGCTGTTCCTCGGCAGCTGGCGTTCGACGCTGATCATCGCCACCTCGATCCCGTTGGCGATCCTGAGTTCGATCGCCGCGCTGTCGGCGATCGGCGAAACGCTGAACATCATGACCCTGGGCGGCCTCGCCCTGGCGGTCGGCATCCTGGTGGACGACGCCACGGTGACCATCGAGAACATCAACTGGCACCTGGAACAAGGCAAGAACGTCGAGACGGCGATCCTGGACGGAGCGGCGCAGATCGTGACGCCCGCCTTCGTCTCCCTGCTGTGCATCTGCATCGTGTTCGTGCCGATGTTCTTCCTGCAAGGCGTGGCGCGCTTCCTGTTCGTGCCGATGGCCGAGGCGGTGATGTTTGCGATGATCGCCTCGTTCATCCTCTCGCGCACGCTGGTGCCGACGATGGCCAAGTACCTGCTGCACCCGCACGCGCCGCACACCGACCTGCATGGCGACGGTGGCGGCCTGCCGCCTTCGCGCAATCCGCTGGTGCGCTTCCAGCGCGGCTTCGAACGACGCTTCGAGGCCTTCCGCGCGCGCTACCACGCATTGCTCGAAACCGCGCTGGCGCATCGCCGGGGGTTCGTGCCCGGCTTCGTGGCCTGCGTGGCGCTGTCGTTCCTGCTAGTGCCGATGCTCGGCCGCAACTTCTTCCCGGCGGTGGATTCGGGCCAGATCCTGATGCACGTGCGCGCGCCGGTCGGCACGCGGGTGGAAGAGACCGCACGCCTGTTCGCCGCGGTGACCGGCGCGGTGCGCACGCTGATCCCGAAGCAGCAGCTCGCCAGCGTCGTCGACAACATCGGCCTGTCGTCCTCGGGCATCAACAACGCCTACAACAACACCGGCACCATCGGCTCGCAGGATGGCGACATCCAGATCGCGCTGAACGAAGGCCACGCGCCCACCGCCGACTACGTGCGGCGCCTGCGCCAGACCCTGCCGCGGCAGTTCCCCGGCGTCGTGTTCTCGTTCCCGCCGGCCGACATCATCAGCCAGATCCTGAACTTCGGTTCGCCCGCGCCGGTGGACCTGCAGATCCGCGGCCCGAACCTGGCGGCCAACTACGCCTACGCCAACCGTCTGTTGCGCGAGATCCGCCGCGTGCCGGGCGTGGCCGACGCGCGCATCCAGCAATCGCAGGCCAGCCCCGGCTTCAACGTGAACGTGGACCGCAGCCGCGCGCAGCAGGTCGGCATCACCGAGCGCGACGTCACCAGCAGCCTGGGGGTCAACCTGGCCGGCTCCAGCCAGATCGCGCCGACCTTCTGGCTCAATCCGCAGAACGGGGTGTCGTATCCGATCGTGATGCAGACCCCGCAGTACAGCCTCGACAGCCTGTCCGGCCTGGAGAACCTGCCGATCAGTCCCAGCGCCGGGACCGGCGGCGCGCAGGTCCTCGGCGGCCTGGCGACGGTGTCGCGGACCGCGACCAGCGCGGTGGTCAGCCAGTACAACATCAATTCGATGGTGGAGATCTACGCCGCCACCCAGGACCGCGACCTCGGCGCGGTCGCCGCCGACATCCAGAAGATCGTCGATGCCAACCAGAAATTCCTGCCCAAGGCGTCCAGCACCGCGCTGCTCGGCCAGGTGCAGACGATGAACAATGCGTTCTCGGGACTCATCTTCGGCCTGCTCGGCGCGATCGTGCTGATCTACCTGTTGATCGTGGTGAACTTCCAGTCGTGGAGCGATCCGTTCGTGATCGTGACCGCGCTGCCCGCGGCGATCGCCGGCATCGTGTGGATGCTGTTCGCCACGCATACCAGCCTGTCGGTGCCTGCGCTGACCGGCGCCATCATGTGCATGGGCGTGGCCACCGCGAACGCGATCCTGGTGGTCAGCTTCTGCCGCGAGCGCCTGGCCGAACACGGCGACGCGGCGAAGGCCGCGCTGGAAGGCGGCTTCGTCCGTTTCCGTCCGGTGCTCATGACCGCGCTGGCGATGATCATCGGCATGGCGCCGATGGCGCTGGGCATGGGCGAAGGCGGCGAACAGAACGCGCCGCTGGGCCGCGCCGTCATCGGCGGACTGGTCTTCGCCACCATCGCCACGCTGTTCTTCGTGCCGGTCGTCTTCAGCATGATCCACAGCCGCCGCGCCCATCCGTCTTCCCCACCGGCGAACGCCTCCGGAGAGTCCTTGCATGTCGCCTGA
- a CDS encoding efflux RND transporter periplasmic adaptor subunit — protein MSPDTPHTRPPHRLRLAGIIALIVVLAIVVAGVATRANDARTLRVWTDDQAMPTVQLVTPEAGQGDGDLNLPGRLQAYARAPIYARTSGYLKWWKADIGSKVKAGEVLAEIETPDLDQQLLQAKADLASARANAALAQTTAKRWQAMGHADSVSRQEVDEKTGDYDAKRALAQAAQANLERIQALKGFARLVAPFDGTVTARETDVGALVNAGGGGQELFVVSDTRKLRMYVNVPQNYAPSVRPGARATLTVPEHPGQTFSGVVTGSSEAINAASGTTLVQVAVDNQDGKLLAGSYASVTFDLPANATLLRVPASALVFDDKGLRVAVVDAHDTVSFKAVTIARDFGKTVQLGSGVAAGDRLIESPPDGLAEGDRVRISAPKAAGDHAKA, from the coding sequence ATGTCGCCTGATACCCCGCACACCCGGCCCCCGCACCGCCTCCGCCTGGCCGGCATCATCGCGCTGATCGTGGTCCTGGCCATCGTCGTCGCCGGGGTCGCCACGCGCGCCAACGACGCGCGCACGCTGCGCGTATGGACAGACGACCAGGCCATGCCGACCGTGCAACTGGTGACGCCGGAAGCGGGCCAGGGCGACGGCGACCTCAACCTGCCGGGACGCCTGCAGGCGTATGCCCGCGCCCCGATCTACGCCCGCACCAGCGGTTACCTGAAATGGTGGAAGGCCGACATCGGCAGCAAGGTCAAGGCCGGCGAAGTGCTCGCCGAGATCGAAACCCCCGACCTGGACCAGCAGCTGCTCCAGGCCAAGGCCGACCTGGCCAGCGCCCGCGCCAACGCGGCGCTGGCGCAGACCACCGCCAAGCGCTGGCAGGCGATGGGCCACGCCGACTCCGTTTCCAGGCAGGAAGTGGACGAGAAGACCGGCGACTACGACGCCAAGCGCGCGCTCGCGCAGGCCGCGCAAGCCAACCTCGAGCGCATCCAGGCGCTGAAGGGGTTCGCCAGGCTGGTGGCGCCGTTCGATGGGACCGTCACCGCGCGCGAGACCGACGTCGGCGCGCTGGTCAACGCCGGCGGCGGCGGCCAGGAGCTGTTCGTGGTATCGGACACGCGCAAGCTGCGCATGTACGTGAACGTGCCGCAGAACTACGCGCCGTCGGTGCGTCCGGGTGCCCGTGCGACCCTGACGGTGCCGGAGCATCCGGGCCAGACCTTTAGCGGGGTCGTCACCGGTTCGTCGGAAGCGATCAACGCCGCCTCCGGCACCACACTGGTCCAGGTGGCCGTGGACAACCAGGACGGCAAGCTGCTCGCGGGCAGCTACGCCAGCGTCACCTTCGATCTTCCGGCCAACGCCACGCTGCTGCGCGTGCCGGCCAGCGCGCTGGTGTTCGACGACAAGGGCCTGCGCGTGGCCGTGGTCGATGCGCACGACACGGTCTCGTTCAAGGCCGTGACCATCGCACGCGATTTCGGCAAGACGGTGCAGCTCGGGTCGGGTGTCGCCGCTGGCGACCGCCTGATCGAGAGCCCGCCCGATGGCCTGGCCGAAGGCGACCGCGTGCGCATCAGCGCGCCCAAGGCGGCAGGCGACCATGCCAAGGCCTGA
- a CDS encoding efflux transporter outer membrane subunit: MRARTAVTAALLSLGLSACSLAPTYHPPEVPVAAQYGDPHSPWVEAAPADRIDRDGWWKVYGDRRLDQLQEKLLANNATLAAALAHYQQAEAFAQQARAGYFPTLGLNGNAVRNRQSDTRPLRGATSPAYYDGYTVGAQLDYEVDLWGRVRDTVAAGEAQQAAAAADLAQARLSLQAQLADSYLQLNGDDRQIRVLSESIDAFTKALQLTQSRHDGGIASGLDVARAQTQLSTALSQRTQAQAQRALVLHGIAALVGDSASSFQLAAETAQVPVPAIPLALPSTLLQRRPDIAAAERRTAAANAQVGIARAAFFPQLTLDAQGGWQSDRWGGLVAAPNRFWAIGPTLLLNVFDGGRRKAGVKAAQAATDEAGATYREVVLTAFAQVEDNLSLLHELGTALTDQRAAAAAAQRSVDLALNHYREGAAGYLDVVQAQTAELDARRSVIDLETRQLRASVALIRALGGGWTTQQKA; encoded by the coding sequence ATGCGCGCACGCACTGCGGTAACGGCGGCCCTGCTGTCGCTGGGCCTGTCGGCCTGCTCGCTGGCGCCCACTTACCACCCGCCCGAGGTGCCGGTGGCGGCACAGTACGGCGATCCGCATTCGCCATGGGTGGAGGCCGCGCCCGCCGACCGTATCGACCGCGACGGCTGGTGGAAGGTCTACGGCGACCGCCGGCTCGACCAGCTGCAGGAGAAGCTGCTGGCCAACAACGCCACGCTGGCCGCCGCGCTGGCCCATTACCAGCAGGCCGAAGCGTTCGCCCAGCAGGCGCGTGCCGGCTACTTCCCGACCCTGGGCCTCAACGGCAACGCGGTGCGGAACCGCCAATCGGACACGCGTCCGCTGCGCGGCGCCACCTCGCCGGCCTATTACGACGGGTACACCGTCGGCGCCCAGCTCGATTACGAAGTGGACCTGTGGGGCCGGGTACGCGACACCGTCGCCGCCGGCGAGGCGCAGCAGGCGGCAGCCGCCGCCGATCTCGCACAGGCGCGCTTGAGCCTTCAAGCGCAGCTTGCCGACAGCTACCTGCAACTCAACGGCGACGATCGCCAGATCCGCGTGCTGAGCGAGAGCATCGACGCGTTCACCAAGGCCCTGCAGCTCACCCAGTCGCGCCACGACGGCGGCATCGCCTCGGGCCTGGACGTGGCGCGCGCGCAGACGCAACTGTCCACCGCGCTGTCGCAACGCACCCAGGCGCAGGCGCAGCGCGCGCTGGTGCTGCACGGCATCGCGGCGCTGGTCGGCGATTCCGCGTCCAGCTTCCAGCTCGCGGCCGAGACTGCGCAGGTGCCGGTGCCGGCGATCCCGCTGGCGCTGCCGTCCACGCTGTTGCAGCGCCGTCCGGACATCGCCGCCGCGGAGCGGCGCACCGCCGCCGCGAACGCCCAGGTGGGCATCGCGCGCGCCGCATTCTTCCCGCAGCTGACCCTCGACGCGCAAGGCGGCTGGCAGAGCGACCGCTGGGGCGGCCTGGTCGCCGCGCCCAACCGGTTCTGGGCCATCGGCCCCACGCTGCTGCTGAACGTGTTCGACGGCGGCCGCCGCAAGGCCGGGGTGAAAGCGGCGCAGGCCGCGACCGACGAGGCCGGCGCGACGTACCGCGAGGTGGTGCTCACCGCCTTCGCCCAGGTCGAGGACAACCTGAGCCTGTTGCACGAACTGGGCACGGCATTGACCGATCAGCGCGCGGCGGCCGCGGCGGCGCAACGGTCGGTCGATCTTGCGCTCAACCACTACCGCGAGGGCGCGGCGGGTTACCTGGACGTGGTGCAGGCGCAGACCGCCGAACTCGATGCGCGGCGCAGCGTCATCGACCTGGAAACCCGCCAGTTGCGCGCCAGCGTCGCCTTGATCCGCGCGCTGGGCGGCGGATGGACGACGCAGCAAAAGGCCTGA
- a CDS encoding HAMP domain-containing sensor histidine kinase, whose amino-acid sequence MPHGLPRKIRLALIARILFAGCIVALGSYLVVAVVQHSLVGSVMRQEAAHYWRLYAQSPAQPPPNSHTLRGYLVPAGQSDAAVPANLRGLDPGLHENRPGGEMVLVDETKAGRLYLVFLRAQAQRLAFWFGIVPALLTLIAVVVVGWLTHRASRRLLSPVNWLARRVSQWDPRHPSTADLAPENLPADVQGESRQLAAALHALALRVTDHVSRERNFTRDASHELRTPLTVIRVASDIAMTDPDLPPRLGRSLQRIQRAGRDMEAVIDAFLILAREADVVPQSETFEVADVVEYEAENARELLTSKPVTLTVSVLAATRLHAPPRVLHVVVSNLLRNACSYTDAGSIVVEIGSDRISIRDTGIGMSSEALQRAFEPFFRAEPDRPQGTGLGLSIVRRLCERFGWRIGLESVEGGGTTATVRFDPAK is encoded by the coding sequence ATGCCGCACGGTTTGCCGCGCAAAATCCGCCTTGCCCTGATCGCCCGAATCCTGTTCGCTGGCTGCATCGTCGCGTTGGGCAGTTATCTGGTGGTCGCGGTCGTGCAGCACTCGCTGGTGGGATCGGTGATGCGCCAGGAAGCCGCGCACTACTGGCGCCTGTATGCGCAGTCTCCCGCGCAGCCGCCGCCCAACAGCCACACCTTGCGCGGCTATCTGGTGCCGGCCGGGCAATCGGATGCGGCGGTGCCGGCAAATCTGCGCGGCCTCGATCCCGGCCTGCACGAGAACCGCCCTGGCGGCGAGATGGTGCTGGTCGACGAGACCAAGGCCGGGCGCCTGTACCTGGTGTTCCTGCGCGCGCAGGCGCAGCGCCTCGCGTTCTGGTTCGGCATCGTGCCGGCGCTGCTGACCCTGATCGCGGTCGTGGTGGTGGGGTGGCTGACCCATCGCGCCTCGCGGCGCCTGCTGTCGCCGGTGAACTGGCTGGCGCGGCGCGTATCGCAGTGGGATCCGCGGCATCCGTCCACCGCCGACCTGGCGCCGGAAAACCTGCCGGCCGACGTGCAGGGCGAATCGCGGCAACTGGCCGCCGCGCTGCATGCGCTGGCCTTGCGCGTCACCGACCACGTGTCGCGCGAGCGCAACTTCACCCGCGATGCCAGCCACGAATTGCGCACGCCGCTGACCGTGATCCGCGTCGCCAGCGACATCGCGATGACCGATCCCGACCTGCCGCCGCGGCTGGGCCGCAGCCTGCAGCGCATCCAGCGCGCCGGCCGCGACATGGAGGCGGTGATCGACGCGTTCCTGATCCTGGCGCGCGAGGCGGACGTGGTGCCGCAGAGCGAGACCTTCGAGGTCGCCGACGTGGTCGAGTACGAAGCCGAGAATGCGCGCGAGCTGTTGACCAGCAAGCCGGTGACGCTGACCGTCAGCGTGCTCGCCGCCACGCGCCTGCACGCGCCGCCGCGGGTGCTGCACGTGGTGGTCAGCAACCTGCTGCGCAACGCCTGCAGCTATACCGATGCCGGCAGCATCGTGGTCGAGATCGGCAGCGACCGGATCAGCATCCGCGATACCGGCATCGGCATGTCCAGCGAAGCGCTGCAGCGCGCGTTCGAGCCGTTCTTCCGCGCCGAGCCTGACCGCCCGCAGGGCACCGGGCTGGGCCTGTCGATCGTGCGCCGGCTGTGCGAGCGCTTCGGCTGGCGGATTGGGCTGGAAAGCGTGGAAGGTGGCGGCACCACCGCCACCGTGCGCTTCGATCCGGCCAAGTGA
- a CDS encoding response regulator transcription factor has protein sequence MRQTKETSGLVLVVEDNRNISEMIGEYLEGRGFEVDYACDGLDGYRLAAENSYDVVVLDLMLPRLDGIEVCRRLRNDARKSTPVLMLTARDTLDDKLTGLGFGADDYLTKPFAIQELEARLRALIRRERRQVGSEVLKVADLVLDPVSMRATRAGTELQLSPIGLRLLTILMRESPRVVTRQEIEREIWGNGLPDSDTLRSHLYNLRKIIDKPFDRPLLHTVQSAGYRIADIAQPMS, from the coding sequence ATGCGTCAGACCAAGGAAACCTCCGGACTCGTTCTGGTCGTCGAGGACAACCGCAACATCTCCGAAATGATCGGCGAATACCTGGAAGGCCGCGGATTCGAAGTGGACTACGCCTGCGATGGCTTGGACGGCTATCGCCTGGCGGCGGAGAACAGCTACGACGTGGTGGTGCTGGACCTGATGCTGCCACGCCTGGATGGCATCGAAGTGTGTCGCCGTTTGCGCAACGACGCGCGCAAGTCCACGCCGGTGCTGATGCTGACCGCGCGCGACACGCTCGACGACAAGCTCACCGGCCTGGGCTTCGGCGCCGACGATTATCTGACCAAGCCGTTCGCGATCCAGGAACTGGAAGCGCGGCTGCGCGCGTTGATCCGCCGCGAGCGCCGCCAGGTCGGCTCGGAAGTGCTGAAGGTGGCGGACCTGGTGCTGGATCCGGTGAGCATGCGTGCGACCCGTGCCGGCACCGAACTGCAGCTGTCGCCGATCGGCCTGCGCCTGTTGACCATCCTGATGCGCGAATCGCCGCGCGTGGTCACCCGCCAGGAGATCGAGCGCGAGATATGGGGCAACGGCCTGCCCGACTCGGATACGCTGCGCAGCCATCTGTACAACCTGCGCAAGATCATCGACAAGCCGTTCGACCGGCCGCTGCTGCACACCGTGCAGAGCGCCGGCTACCGCATCGCCGACATCGCCCAGCCGATGAGCTGA
- a CDS encoding arylesterase encodes MRGNDTKGTPAWTRSAWLLACLAWCLLLPAIACAKGATGPVLVVGDSLSAAHNIPVQSGWVALLERRLQQQMQAPPAVVNASISGETSSGALTRLPALLQKHRPAVVVIELGGNDALRGLTPAELRGNLEKMIVLSRNAGAKVLLLGIDVPPNYGPAYRQRLRAVYADLAKQYQTGLLPFLLEGVALNPALMQDDGLHPTAAGQPKVLDNVWPKLKPLIGG; translated from the coding sequence ATGCGTGGCAACGATACGAAAGGAACGCCTGCCTGGACGCGCAGCGCCTGGCTCCTGGCCTGTCTGGCATGGTGTCTGCTGCTGCCCGCCATCGCCTGTGCCAAAGGTGCGACGGGGCCGGTGCTGGTGGTCGGCGACAGCCTCAGCGCTGCGCACAACATCCCGGTCCAGTCCGGCTGGGTGGCGCTGCTGGAGCGCCGCCTGCAACAACAGATGCAGGCGCCACCGGCCGTAGTCAATGCCAGCATCAGCGGCGAGACCTCTTCCGGTGCGCTGACCCGGCTGCCGGCGCTGCTGCAAAAGCACCGCCCGGCGGTGGTGGTGATCGAACTCGGTGGCAACGATGCGCTGCGCGGGCTGACCCCGGCGGAACTGCGCGGCAATCTGGAGAAGATGATCGTGCTCAGCCGTAATGCCGGTGCGAAGGTGCTGTTGCTGGGGATCGACGTGCCGCCGAACTACGGGCCGGCCTACCGGCAGCGGCTGCGCGCGGTCTACGCCGACCTGGCCAAGCAATACCAGACCGGGCTGCTGCCGTTCCTGCTGGAGGGCGTGGCGCTGAACCCGGCGCTGATGCAGGACGACGGCCTGCATCCCACCGCCGCCGGCCAGCCGAAGGTCCTGGACAACGTGTGGCCCAAGCTCAAACCCTTGATCGGCGGGTAA
- a CDS encoding ATP-binding cassette domain-containing protein, with amino-acid sequence MTIGEGDSVAIVGASGSGKTTLLGLLAGLDLPTRGEIVLAGQSLNALDEEARAALRAREVGFVFQSFHLLPSLTAAENIALPLELAGREDPTRVREVLEAVGLTARARHYPRQLSGGEQQRVALARAFVARPRILFADEPTGSLDQATGQQISDLLFALNAGSDTTLVLVTHDLRLAQRCEHRYRLDRGRLRQAEAVADA; translated from the coding sequence TTGACCATCGGTGAAGGCGACAGCGTCGCCATCGTCGGCGCCTCCGGTTCCGGCAAGACTACCCTGCTCGGCCTGCTCGCCGGCCTGGACCTGCCCACGCGCGGCGAGATCGTGCTCGCCGGGCAATCGCTCAATGCGCTGGACGAGGAAGCACGCGCCGCGCTGCGTGCGCGCGAGGTCGGTTTCGTGTTCCAGAGCTTCCACCTGCTGCCGTCGCTGACCGCCGCCGAAAACATCGCGCTGCCGCTGGAACTGGCCGGGCGCGAGGATCCGACGCGGGTGCGCGAGGTGCTGGAGGCGGTCGGCCTGACCGCGCGGGCGCGGCACTACCCGCGGCAGCTGTCCGGCGGCGAGCAGCAGCGCGTGGCGCTGGCGCGCGCGTTCGTGGCGCGGCCGCGGATCCTGTTCGCCGACGAACCCACCGGCAGCCTCGACCAGGCCACCGGCCAGCAGATCAGCGACCTGCTGTTCGCGCTCAACGCCGGCAGCGACACCACCCTGGTGCTGGTCACCCACGACCTGCGCCTGGCGCAGCGTTGCGAGCACCGCTACCGGCTCGACCGCGGGCGCCTGCGCCAGGCCGAAGCGGTGGCCGACGCATGA